The window TGTAGCCTCGATGCAAAGTTCGGAGATTCGGTATCTTCGGCGTGGATGATTTACAGCATTGATTTGGCGGGATCCTCTGGACAAATTTCGACTGAATCGCACCTACGTTCGAGGCACTATTTTATGGCAGGATCACGCCAAGACCCTGTAGATTTTTAGACTTTTATCCGTACTAGTTGTAAGTCGTTgaactagtcgactgaaagaaaaatattacacaaGTAGATTAATGTTTTAGAATACTGAAGATAGGCTAAAAAGGAATGGAACTGATTTCGTGAATATATACTTACAATTTGTATCTTCTAATCTACACgatcttatggtttgatttcttctgttgactgtctttaacgttcttgatcggaggtaagtaaaaaagcgatttgcgcgtttgcagtacagtgtcgatttatatatttctgaatttctaattagttgtcacctttcaactcacgcaaacttgctgtgataaataaattgcaagaaTAGTTGCATACATTAAACCAGTAAGCGAAAGAACTTAACGCGCGAAGTGCGAATCACTCCGCCCCAGTGCGGAAATTAGAAGTTACCTCTAATTGAGCAACGACTTAAACATAATCGGTATTCAATGACTCGAGATGTCACAAATAACGTAATGTCTATTACATAATGCTGGTCTATGTATTCCCTTGATTAAGAAAGGTTCGCATTTAATTCGTCTTTTGTTGCTAAAAGACACAGCTTGTGAATCGGCCTGTCGTATTCACCGTCCTGAGTCTTGATTCTTGTCTTCCTAACCAAACCATCGTTTCCTGGGTATGTTGCAATGACTCGCGCCATCTTCCATTGGGATCTTTTGTGATTTGGGTCTATCTCTAGAACTAAGTCGTCGACTTGAAGATTTTCTCTGGTGCGAAACCACTTATTTCGTGGAAGTAGATTTGGCGCAAAGTATCTCATCCAGCATCTCCAAAATTCGTTCACGCGATTTTCTGTACTTCTTAAGAGATGTCTTGGGTTGATCCTCTCTTCTGGTTCTGGTTGAGGAATTGAAAGATGATGTCCTATGAGAATATCGTTTGGAGTAATTGGCGGGTTTTCCCATATGCTGTCAGAACTTGGGTATAAAGGACGTCCATTGATGACGTAGGTTGTCTCCGCGAGAAATGTTCTCCATTGCTCTTCGGTAAAGGCTTGATTCTTGCATGTAGCGTTCAGACTTTGTCTGACTGACTTGATGAGGGTTTTCACGACGCCATTTTGATGACTGGCATGAGGGGTATTCCATTTCCATTTAAAATCGCACGAGAAATCTTCAGATAGAACACCTTCAATCTTGGGGACGTTCCAACTCTGCATTATTTCCTTTAAGTACCCTTGTGCGCCTACAAAATTTGTCCCGCAGTCGGACCAGCAAATGCACGGGTGACCACGCAAACTCGCGAAACGACGGAATGCCATCAAGAAAGCGTCAGATGTTTTGTCGGTCACAAGTTCTAAGTGGACAGCTCTTGTTGTCATGCAGGTGAAAATGATTACTTGGGCCTCCTTGAGCGTTTTACGATTAAGCTTGATGTGCAATGGTCCAAACATGTCCATGGCGGTGTTGAAGAATGGCGGGGTGCCTACTGCAACTCGCAAGGATGGGATTTGTCCCATGAGTTGTTCCAATGGCTTCTTTCGGAGCTTCCTACAAGTAATGCACTTTGTTGTGAGTGCTTTGGACATACCACGAACTCCAATGATCCAGTACTTTCTCCTTGCCTCGTTAATTAGGCTTTTGTACCCACAGTGTCCGCGTCTTTCATGAAGGTCATGTAATAGCAAGATGACAAGAGGGTGATCGCGTGGAAGGATAACTGGGTTTCTTAATTCTTCTGGCAGCGATCTGACATCTTCGAGTCGTCCATGAGCTCGAAGTAATCCGTTTTCGTCCAGCTTCGGAGTTAATTTCTTGTCAATGACAGAGGGATCTAGGTGTGCCTGACTCCACTTGAATAGCTGTTTCTCCGAGCCTTGCAATTCTTGAACAGAGATTGAACCTGTCTTAACATTCTTTTTTCTCGCATTCTGGATAAATCGGCGAACGTAAGCGAGTGTTCTCCGTATCTTTGAAAATGTAGAACAGGTATTCAACAGTTGATGAAAAACGGGGTTAGTATCTTCTTCAGACTTATCCAGATCAACTTTGGTTTGAAATTCCGCTATGGCTGCTTCGTGTTGCATTGGCGTTTTAGTCTTCTCGATTTTCACTTCCATCAAGACACCAGCTTTTGCTGTAGGTTCGATGGGGGCTCTAGCTTCAAATTTAGGCCATTGTCCTTCGGGTAACTGCAGGAAAGAGGGTCCCTTTATCCAGTCTTCTAGTTGCGATGGCTCTATTCCTCTAGTGAGGATGTTGGCTGGATTGAACTTTGACCTGATGTATCGGAAGTCTTCCACCCCAACAGTTTCTTGGATTTCTGCTACTCGACTTGATACGAAAGGTTTGAATTGGCGTGATGGGGTCTTAATCCAAGAAAGGACAGTAGAAGAGTCCACCCAGAAGATCCTCTTGCTGTCGTGGACGTTCGCAAACTGTAGAGACTTTCTGCAGGTTTCATATATCCTTGCAAGTGTTAAACAGCCCATGAGCTCCAGTCTCGGGATCGTTTTTCTCTTTAGTGGGGCAACGAAGGACTTGACTAAAACAGGAACGCACTTGTAACTTCCGTTCTGTAACTCCCATCGGAGGAAAATGACCGCTCCGTAAGCTTTTTCGCCACCATCACAGAATCCATGAATTTGTGGTACCCCAATCGCGTGGTTTGGTTTTAACATGCGATCGAATTCGACTGTTAAGAGGTGATTCATGGCTTGCAAATTCTCCATCCACTTGCTCTTGACTGCTGTAGGTAAGGTTTCGTCCCAATTGTAGCCTGAATGCCATAAGTCCTGCAAGTCGATCCTAAATTTAATAGCTACCGGCATCACAAGACCGATTGGGTCCCACAATTGTCCAATAAGACCCAGGCAACGTCTCTTAGTCAAAAGGTCCATCTGGTGGAGTTTGTTCCTTTTCAGGGAaaacttgtctgtttgtttatCCCATCTTAGACCAAGAAGATCTGCGCAGCGTTCACCGTCGGACTGGTCAATCTCCGCACGGTTTGAATGCCAAGCTTTTATCTGGAAATGACCTTTCTTAAGAATGGCGTCAATGTCGCTGATAATCTGTTTTGCTTCCGTTGTAGTTGCTTTGGAACTTCCGATATCATCCACGTACATATGGTCTTGAAGTTCTTTTGATGCTTCTGGGAACTCGGCTTGAGATATCTTTGCTAGTGTGTTGATGGCATTCGTTGCTATGTCGGGAGCTGGCTTATCTCCAAAGTTCAACCTGAGCCATTGGTATACTGTTGGCGAGTTGCTAATCTTACTCCTCCAAAGGAACCTGTGAAAAACCTGGTCGTCGGGATGAACCAAGATTTGATTGAACATTTTGCGTATATCGCCGATAAAGGCTACTTCGTTCCATCTCCATGCTGCCAAAACATCCAGGAGACTGTTGATGTAGTTTGGCCCTTTCTCTAGGTAATCATTGAGGGACAAACCGTCGTGACCTTTCGAAGATGAGTCAAAGACAAGTCGAACTTTTGTTGTTCTTTCCGGTGTTAACACGGCTTGTAAGGGTGAGTACCATTCAGGCTTGCTGTGATCAATCTGGTCAGGAGAGACTTGAATCACGTAGTCCTGCTCTAGAAGCTTTTGGACTTCCTCATTGACAACATCGAGACACCCCTTTTTCTGGAATGACCTCTCCGTGGAAAACAGCCTTTTCAGTGCGATGCCATAGTTACTTTGTTTGGGAGGGCCCGCTTCCGTCCAGGGCATCTtaacttgtattcttccgtcaaCCAGGGTAGTTGAGGCTGCGAGGGACTTAACGAACTTGCTTTCGCGTATCTCGTTTTCGCTACACGTACAAAGGTTGGTCGGTTTGACGCCAAGGAGATCTTGGTGAAGAAGTTCTTTGATGTCGTCTACGACATTTGCTGTTCTGATTTCAACCGACTGAATTTCTGAAGTAGTAGAGTTGTTCTTTTCAAACTGTCCCATAACGTACCAACCAAAACAGTTTCGTTTCGCAACAGGTTCCCCTGGCTCTCCGGACACTGTGTGGATATCAATGAAGGCTTCTACAAAGTCTGTACCGACAAGGAGATCTATGGCGCCACCCGAAAGGTGGAGTTTATCACAAACGTGCTTGAGATGAGGGTAGTGTCGCACTAATTCTTTGGAAAGCGTTTTTGCTTTACTGCAGGGCCTTGTAACAGTGTACACTTGAAGGGTCTTCTTAATATCCTCGTCAGCAGGTGAGGCAACAGTGATGTCGATTATCTGTGAtgcttcacttttcttcttcCCACCAGCTAAATTCATGGTCAGATGTGTTGCTGATCCACTCAACCCAAGTCGTCTGGCTGCATTCTTTGAGAGAAGACTGGTATTGGATCCAGAGTCTAACATCGCAAGGACTTCAACAAATTCTCCGTTTCCGTTCATGACTCCAACTTTTTGAACAGGGCACAAACCAGTCATGAGCTTTAACTTTTCTTTGTGATGAACAGCATTTTCTTGGATGTTACCATTTGATGTACTCGAGGGGGCCTGGCACTGACTTTGGAAAGAAGATGCTCTTGGATTTGGACTTGAGCTTGTTTCACCAATCTTGTCATTATGAAGAGAACGGTGAtgattttttctgcatttgTCGCATGTTGAACCGTCTGGTTTCCTGCAGTTGCTTGTATGATGCTTTCTAAGACATTTACGACATCGCCAATGTTGCTTTACAATCTCCCATCTCTGACTAATAGCTAACTCCTGGAACACAGGACAGGCAGCgaggtgatgttttgttttacaGTTAAGTGGACAGGTGTCATCATCGGGTTCTTCGCCACTTGCGGCATTGTTCTCAGTTTTACTTGGGGTCCTGTATCGGCGACTCTCGTTTCTGTCTTCAAACACGGTGTTATTCTTGCCCCTTGAGCGGACACTTGCTTCTACGTGCAACCAGGTGATGAGGTTACTGACAGTTTCCTCTTTACCTTctcttttcatttctcttccAAAATGAGAATTATCGTTCGGATCGAGCTTGGACAAAAGTTGAGACATAAGAAATGGCGCTTCCGAAGACTCCAACACCGGACATCCATTATCTTCCATATCATTCGCGTAGGATGATATTGTCGTGGCGAAGTGCGTGAACGACCTGGAGTCTCGTTTTACGGGCTTAAGGCTATTTATTTGGAGGAGCAGTTCGTCCATTAGTTTACGTTTGTCTGCAAATTCTGTGTCCAATATATTCCACGCGTTATCAATGGTTTTGCAAGTTTTTACCTGGTCAGACCACCACGATCCTCTCGGCAATGCATTTCGGAACCGTTGCAGTTGTTCATCTTTATCTTGATCGTATTTCTTCATCCAATGATTGAATTCTTTTCTCCAGGTAGCATAGGATCTGCGACTGCCGTCCCATGTTGGTACCGGTAATCGTTGCAGACCACTAGTGTTTGGTTTTGAGCTTAAGGTGTCCGCCATTTTCGTCACCGCTGATGTCATGGATGACATTGAAGCTGTCAAGGTCTTCAAGGTTTCAGAGTCTTTTGAAGACGTTTCCGTGGAATCTTGTTCCTTTTGGTAGGCAGCAAATTTTAAGGCAATCTGAAGGAAATCAGCTTTTACTTTGTCTCCAAGTTTCTTTGTTGTCAACAATGGTTCCTCCTCTGCGGTGATACCTTCATCAACCAATCTGTCTAAAATGGTTTCTTGTTGCTTCTTGATGAACCTGTATCTTGTCTCCACTTGATTGAATGCTGCCTCTAAGGTTTTTAACTCTGGCCTCACTGAAAAGATTATTTCAAATTCCTCTATTAATTCGTAGAAGATCGTTACCGCGTTTTCCATTTTCCCTGCGAGGGTCTTTGCGTCTACTTTAGGCGGCATCTTACTTTGTAGCCTCGATGCAAAGTTCGGAGATTCGGTATCTTCGGCGTGGATGATTTACAGCATTGATTTGGCGGGATCCTCTGGACAAATTTCGACTGAATCGCACCTACGTTCGAGGCACTATTTTATGGCAGGATCACGCCAAGACCCTGTAGATTTTTAGACTTTTATCCGTACTAGTTGTAAGTCGTTgaactagtcgactgaaagaaaaatattacacaaGTAGATTAATGTTTTAGAATACCGAAGATAGGCTAAAAAGGAATGGAACTGATTTCGTGAATATATACTTACAATTTGTATCTTCTAATCTACACgatcttatggtttgatttcttctgttgactgtctttaacgttcttgatcggaggtaagtaaaaaagcgatttgcgcgtttgcagtacagtgtcgatttatatatttctgaatttctaattagttgtcacctttcaactcacgcaaacttgctgtgataaataaattgcaagaaTAGTTGCATACATTAAACCAGTAAGCGAAAGAACTTAACGCGCGAAGTGCGAATCAGTGCCTGTAACTCTACTGCACGATTTTCTAGTTTAGACTAAAAATGGCAGGAACtgaaaccgtttttcaacagccaatgaaCTATGGCTTCTGTTGGATTCGACCAGAGTCTCTCtttcccgaccgctggtcaagggaacgctgactctgggaacgagattgactCACAGTCGTTCGGTTCCTTCGATCTAATGGTCCCTATTGTTATTATCCGGTGAAAAAAGCGcatcttcctttcttttcctgagtttttacatgtttttcactgaaaagcacggcagaggactgggactagttgtgCATGCGCCTTTCATTAGAAGTGAGGTCAGATTtcaattgaaaaagttacttcaaagaaccatctaTGCAGCCTTTTTAGTAGggtttttaaataaaaacttctttgtcaaccattgtctttctctTGTTAAGCATCATTTGTAAAAAAGGAAACTGAGCGACCAAAATGGCGGGCATGGGAAGAGTATGCATAGTTCTAAATAATAACGtgaacaataaaacaaaaaggCACAGTAAAGTGGTTTCCCTAGTATTGACATGGAGCTTAATGATATGAACTCGCGCATTGTCTTGATAATGAAGCCGATGGTTTATCactaactgaaaaactgtcttcAGTAACCCTAACCCGGCCAGACGtactattttactctgtctaacgcaggaggattttactcgtcagtggagAAATCGTCTGGGGTAGAAGCGGAATTATTTGAATTTTGATATTCTTGATTACTGTCGTTTTTTACCTCAATGATTCATGATTCCTACaagattttttttccagattcatGATTCGCGAAGACTTTTTCATCACCTATTGACTTAATGATTTTCTCAGTGGTAACGGGCTGAAATTCCTAGCATGGTCTCTGAAACTGGGCTAGAATTTTCAGCTCGCGCAAACGGGGTGAAAAAACTGTAAAAAGGCCATCTAATCGAAATGAAATTTCAGTCCGGGCTGAAAAAGGAACGTGAGCATGCGCATCGACTGTGTTGTCGCATCTCAGTAAATTTTAGCACGAAAATGTGTGTATTGCGCCCAGGCTGTGATTCATCATGTAATCGCAACAACATTTCAGACCGCTGGGCGGGGCGAAATTTCAGCCTGGGCTGGAACCTgccatgtaatcaggcccttaGGCCCATGGAGAATTTCAGCCTCGGCCGAAATTTCGCTTCGCCCATCAAGCTGAAATGTTGTTTCAATTACATGATAAATCTCAGCCCGGGCGCAAAAAGTGAATTTGCATGGGAAAATTTACTGAGATGCGAAAACACAGTCGATGCGCGTGCTTACGGTCCTTATTCAGCGCGGGCTGAACTTTCATCTCGATTACATGGAATTTTTGCTGAGATCTTGGCCCGTCTAACCAGGACGAAAACCATGTAATCAGACCATGGTTTCGTATCATTTGGTGTTCAAACTTCTGCTTCATCCAGATTCGGTATCATCATTCATTGTGTCTAGGTatggatttttttttgtaactcaACATTAAGCACAAGGTTACTGGAGAAACAAGGGGACTGTCAACCCGGAATGCACAAATTATATAGGGAGTCcaggggcatgctcccccggataaaagttttgaaaataGGACTCTCGGAAACGCCATATCCTCCATTCCTTGGTTCGAACGTAATTcattcatacatgtattttgtctGATTCTCCCGAGCCGTAGTACAAAGATTCATAGTTCTTACATTTATTGTAACTATGATCCATGATTCATCATTCCGCTTCCAGCCCCGAAACGCCGGTACATTGTGATGTAATGGGGTTCCATACTCACCATCTGAGTTCGCATCATAACCTTCTCTTTAATTGTTTCTGTCAGTACAACAGGGGAAGGAGGCCTGCTCGTGATACATGGGTATTTGGCATCATCACAGCTGAATACAGTCCTGCTAGAGGGTATTTCACAGTAGTTGACAGGAGAGATGCTGCTACCCTTTGCCCTATCATAGAGCAGTGTCTTTTGCCTGGCAGTGAAGTCCATACAGACGACTGGGGCGTGTATAGAGGTCTCATCCGCCTTGCTAACGTCCGAAGACACCGTGTTGTCGTGCATGCCCGTAATTTCGTGGATCCTCACACCGGTGTGCACACCCAAGAAGTGGAGTCGTGCTGGAGTCAACTCAAATTAGGATTGAAACAGAAGAAAGGCATTAGAAGAAAAGATCTACAGTCTTACTTGGACGAGATGATGCGGAGGCAATGGAGAGGTGGCGATCATATGCACATTATGGAAAATTTTTTAGCCATTATTCCCCAGCAATTTGACGTGAATAGACCAACGTTGTGACGATAAGTTTTACAGTGATAATGGGGAGATACAGCGATTAAGACTAAGGGCAAACGTTAAGCTCATCTTTTCAAAAACAGGTGAAAAATGGGTAATCTGAGCTACTTTCTTGCCTGTTAAGTACATATATCGAGTAAGTTCTCATATAGGAACAAGACAAGTTGAAATGAGCCTAGATGCtcatgtttttgtgaaattaagCAGTCTGTTGTTCAGTTTGTCGTCTCGTGTAAACGAGGTTTTAGTGAGTCGGCTCTTGTCTTTGATAATCGTAGTCAGTATTTATATCACGGGGAATTGCAGACATCGAATCGCTACAACTATGAAATGACCTAGAACAAGAGAGTtggaaggtaagagaggtaatcccttatgttggccctattcccattgTAAtgcctcttaggttatttttagatctcctgtgagatccggtattcccacgagggttaactgaaagccaatcatatgtccccatttttaccaatgttgacagctgagtgAATTCCTACGCAATGGTTTGCGGCGTTCGCGAAAACGgagacatatgattggctataagTTAACCCTgggggaataccggatctcgctggatctcgcaggagatcaaaaaatcacttaaaGAGCTGCCCACGCGGGTAACCCACACAGGCCATAACTAATAAACACGTGTCAGCTGAATGAATAAAATTTTCTATCAAAAGTACCTCGCGTAACGCACCGGAAGTGAAAAAAGGGCGTAAAATCGCACGACACGGACCGAAAATAAAAcctgtggaaaaaaaaattgtctttatctCGCAATTTTACTTGGTGATCTATCTTGATATTTTGGATGGatgtatcattcacgatggcacttcaaatataaCAGTTTTGGGGAAATTTATCTTTCacaattttttgtaaactgtAAAACGCCCTTTTTCGATGTAACCCTAAATTCTACCAGATAActtttttgattgatttgttTGATCGTAAGCGGGCAGCATcttgagaatcctgcaatctgattggttcctaGAGCGGGCATTATTTTCCTAtttcctgaccacggtcatggtaaccaactacgctaagcgcagagtgacgTTGCGAATTGTAAGAGCGAAGTCTCAATTTgacctaattgttttttgcaatagagcagtgttattgttcaactttctcctAAAagaacaatggattctgacgaaagctatcacagtgaaagcgaattttattacccaaacgAAGAGGATAAAGAGAACAACGCTGAGGAAACTCAACCAAGCTTCACTTCACCTCCAAGTTTTTCTTAAAAGTTTCTCCTACCTGCTTAAAATAGaattaagaaataaataaaaatgttattcaccggccttggtcgttccgtattgggaaaaactgtgccctctgtctcgagtgcGGCCCTCAGtctgcggcctcgggccgtacttgAGAACttgggcacagtttttcccaatacgaaCCTTCCGGCCGGTGCATAACATATATGTCATACTCTCTGATTAGTTAAAGAATATAGGGAAattctcaacaaaaaaggaaaaaagggtATGTCACCGACTTAGCTTTTcagataattttaaaaggacTGAAATGTAAAGGGCCTCTTAGTGTACCTGGTGTGTCGCAATGGTAACTGATATGACGTCACGAGTtcccttaaagtattacccaagtatagagttgcaaagatatttatagtttccttacactatgaaatatccgtctttggtatctttcatcgttttacAGACACTATATCAACAAACAACCCTTTCCAGCCtccttaagagggattacgatgggattAGGGCCAATATGAAAGactacttctcttaccttcatactctcttgtccaggacttaaggacggtgcctactaaaatgacgtcatttactcactagcttaaaatttcagcgtgtaaacgcaatttgtTATATATggaaaacacgggttgaaaagtctgaaagcccgaaactccgtgctgcatattaatgaggccgcgtacacacgcattgcattcttaaactagtgcgtgtttgacgtcattttgtcctcgacccagctctctcaagattttaaagttagtaatggcggaccaataaatgagaaaaatccagctaaaataaacaggtgtctttttaaaatcagaacttaaaacttgggtgagttagtgtttagttaacatagttttgaaatccaaaggaaaaacctttttttttattatcgtagtaccactttaaaactaTACAGAAAAAGTAgaccttagtaagtactcttggtatccaaaaagaaaattgggggtaaccatgcatttgtcagagataattaagcttcaatttgagtaagaacgccatacattgctctgtatgttaaagctttttacaaatattattaatgaattatctttgaaaaatgcgtggttacctccaattttctttttggatttcaataacacttgttgagatctacatttcctgcataatcacacaccagggcaaaaatatcgttaattagtaggcaccgtccttaagtggaCGAAGAATGTCTTAGTTAGAGCTTTCGTACACTAGGGAGTGAGAAAGAGAAACCGGCTGTAAAAGAAGGAGAGTGGGCATACAGATTACAAACGTTGAGACCAGAGGGCCGCAGCGAAAGCGACTTCTTTTAGAGCCAGAATCGTGTCGCCCGAAAACGGTAGTTACCTATTGTGTTCTAAGCCTGTTTAACCTTGACTCAAATTTAGATGTAAACATCAATCCTCTTGTGAATTTGTCAAATCTCCAAACCCGTAGCCGATACTTCTCTCCTCTCAGTTTTGTGCAAacgatttcaaaaatttcccaaaatgcgcttttgtcaagtttttccatttttcataatAATGTTGTTAGCCTAAATGGAAATCTAGAAAACTTTCAAACACATATCCTAGAAAAACTTGAATATCATTTTGACGTACTTGGAATTTCTGAAACCAAAGTTACCAATTCAAATGTTGATATCTTGACACCATTAATTTTGAATTTGACCCAACACCTTTGGCTTCGGGGGGTGTTGCTTTATTCATTGGTGAAAAACATAACTACAGAGTTCTTGAAAAAACGTCCAATACAGCATTTCAGGCTTTATGGGTAGAAATTTCTCttgtaaagaaaaagaatgTAATTTGCGGTATCATTTACAGACAACATAACTCCCCCGAACGCTTCCAGCAGTATTTTGATGAATCTATAGAAAAATATACGGCTTTAGATAAAGAGATGTGCATCTTCGGTGACTTCAACATAGACCAATTGAAAATACAAAGCTCGAATTATACCCAGGATTTCTTAATATCTCTACAAAGTTGTTGTCTCATTCCCACAGTTGTTAAACTGACACGAGTAAGAAGTACATCAGCAACGTTGATTGATAATATATTTGTCAATACTAAAGAAAAGGTGCTCGTTAGTGGGAACATCATTTCTGATATAAGTGACCACTTTCGCAATTTTGCATCTTGACTTCAATTGTTAATCAAACAAAAGGTGAAAGTAGAAAAGTGCgagatttttcaaaattttcctcaGACTCTTTCACAGCTGACACATCTCAAGTTGATTGGAATGAAATTCTCGAGAGAGACAATGTCGATGTTGATAGAACATTCTCATTCTTCTACAACAAATTTAACAAACACGCACCCTTTAAAACTTtatctaaaagaaaaataaagcaattatcCAAACCGTGGATAACTAAAGGGATTCGTACcgcaattaaaattaaaaacaacttgtACATGAGCGGCAATCATGCCCGATATAAATACTATCGTAACGAAATCAGCAAATTAACGCGTAtcagtaaaaagctttattatCATGAATTCTTAATAACAATATgaacaacttgaaaaagacaTGGGAAGGAATTAATGGATTATTAAGCCGTAAAAAGAAAACCTACATGACAATTAACAACATAAAGCAACCTTATTCCAACACTACTACATACCTAAAATCACGTATTCCCAACATTTTGAATGAGCACTTTACAAGCATTGGTCCCAGCCTAGCTAATAAACTCCCCCCTTTTGAAAAACACTTTACTGAGTATTTAGACAAAATGAAGTCACCCTttacttcatttttctttacgcCAATAAGCcccaaagaaattaaattagaAATTCTTTCTATGCCTCAAAATAAATCATACGGATTTTACGCGTTCCCTGTAAGCATacttaaatatgcaaatgaaaaaTATCTTCAATAAGTCTATTGAACTCGGTACGTTCCCGTCCAAACTAAAGATGGCAAAAGTTATACCAACGATGAGACGGATCCTAATAACTATAGACCAATTTCACTATTATCCTGTTTcaacagaatttttgaaaaacttgtcTTTGAAAGACTGAAATCTTTtattgatgaaagaaaaattataagctCATCACAATATGGCTTCAGACAAGGTCAATCAACGGAACATGCAATTCTTGATATTGTTAATGCCATCCAATCAAA is drawn from Montipora foliosa isolate CH-2021 unplaced genomic scaffold, ASM3666993v2 scaffold_422, whole genome shotgun sequence and contains these coding sequences:
- the LOC137988571 gene encoding uncharacterized protein gives rise to the protein MPPKVDAKTLAGKMENAVTIFYELIEEFEIIFSVRPELKTLEAAFNQVETRYRFIKKQQETILDRLVDEGITAEEEPLLTTKKLGDKVKADFLQIALKFAAYQKEQDSTETSSKDSETLKTLTASMSSMTSAVTKMADTLSSKPNTSGLQRLPVPTWDGSRRSYATWRKEFNHWMKKYDQDKDEQLQRFRNALPRGSWWSDQVKTCKTIDNAWNILDTEFADKRKLMDELLLQINSLKPVKRDSRSFTHFATTISSYANDMEDNGCPVLESSEAPFLMSQLLSKLDPNDNSHFGREMKREGKEETVSNLITWLHVEASVRSRGKNNTVFEDRNESRRYRTPSKTENNAASGEEPDDDTCPLNCKTKHHLAACPVFQELAISQRWEIVKQHWRCRKCLRKHHTSNCRKPDGSTCDKCRKNHHRSLHNDKIGETSSSPNPRASSFQSQCQAPSSTSNGNIQENAVHHKEKLKLMTGLCPVQKVGVMNGNGEFVEVLAMLDSGSNTSLLSKNAARRLGLSGSATHLTMNLAGGKKKSEASQIIDITVASPADEDIKKTLQVYTVTRPCSKAKTLSKELVRHYPHLKHVCDKLHLSGGAIDLLVGTDFVEAFIDIHTVSGEPGEPVAKRNCFGWYVMGQFEKNNSTTSEIQSVEIRTANVVDDIKELLHQDLLGVKPTNLCTCSENEIRESKFVKSLAASTTLVDGRIQVKMPWTEAGPPKQSNYGIALKRLFSTERSFQKKGCLDVVNEEVQKLLEQDYVIQVSPDQIDHSKPEWYSPLQAVLTPERTTKVRLVFDSSSKGHDGLSLNDYLEKGPNYINSLLDVLAAWRWNEVAFIGDIRKMFNQILVHPDDQVFHRFLWRSKISNSPTVYQWLRLNFGDKPAPDIATNAINTLAKISQAEFPEASKELQDHMYVDDIGSSKATTTEAKQIISDIDAILKKGHFQIKAWHSNRAEIDQSDGERCADLLGLRWDKQTDKFSLKRNKLHQMDLLTKRRCLGLIGQLWDPIGLVMPVAIKFRIDLQDLWHSGYNWDETLPTAVKSKWMENLQAMNHLLTVEFDRMLKPNHAIGVPQIHGFCDGGEKAYGAVIFLRWELQNGSYKCVPVLVKSFVAPLKRKTIPRLELMGCLTLARIYETCRKSLQFANVHDSKRIFWVDSSTVLSWIKTPSRQFKPFVSSRVAEIQETVGVEDFRYIRSKFNPANILTRGIEPSQLEDWIKGPSFLQLPEGQWPKFEARAPIEPTAKAGVLMEVKIEKTKTPMQHEAAIAEFQTKVDLDKSEEDTNPVFHQLLNTCSTFSKIRRTLAYVRRFIQNARKKNVKTGSISVQELQGSEKQLFKWSQAHLDPSVIDKKLTPKLDENGLLRAHGRLEDVRSLPEELRNPVILPRDHPLVILLLHDLHERRGHCGYKSLINEARRKYWIIGVRGMSKALTTKCITCRKLRKKPLEQLMGQIPSLRVAVGTPPFFNTAMDMFGPLHIKLNRKTLKEAQVIIFTCMTTRAVHLELVTDKTSDAFLMAFRRFASLRGHPCICWSDCGTNFVGAQGYLKEIMQSWNVPKIEGVLSEDFSCDFKWKWNTPHASHQNGVVKTLIKSVRQSLNATCKNQAFTEEQWRTFLAETTYVINGRPLYPSSDSIWENPPITPNDILIGHHLSIPQPEPEERINPRHLLRSTENRVNEFWRCWMRYFAPNLLPRNKWFRTRENLQVDDLVLEIDPNHKRSQWKMARVIATYPGNDGLVRKTRIKTQDGEYDRPIHKLCLLATKDELNANLS
- the LOC137988576 gene encoding uncharacterized protein; the encoded protein is LQDFCAVDLQYRPVIPFRGAGAVVKCDESKFNHKAKYNRGRRPARDTWVFGIITAEYSPARGYFTVVDRRDAATLCPIIEQCLLPGSEVHTDDWGVYRGLIRLANVRRHRVVVHARNFVDPHTGVHTQEVESCWSQLKLGLKQKKGIRRKDLQSYLDEMMRRQWRGGDHMHIMENFLAIIPQQFDVNRPTL